The Methanopyrus kandleri AV19 DNA segment GAGATCCTGGAACGGTTAGGCATTGAAGATCTGGAGGATCGGCCGCCGCAGTTCCTCAGCGGCGGACAGAAGAGGTTGGTAGCCTTGGCGGGGGCCGTAGCTCCGGAGCCCGACCTCCTGATTCTCGACGAGCCCACCTCAGGACTCGACTTCCGCGCCACCAGACTGTTCGTGCGACTCATCAGGGAGCTCAAGGAAGAGCTGGGGTTCACGATGATACTGACGACGTTCGACGTGGACATCGCGGCGGCGTTGGCGGAGCGCGTCGTGGTGATCCGAGAGGGGAAGACCGTGGCCGAAGGGTCTCCGGAAGACATCCTCACGGACGTCGACCTGATAAGAGAATCCGGGCTGAAACCCCCGGAGCACGTGGAACTACTCCGAAGGCTAGGAATCGAGAATCCACCGCTCGACATAAGCGAGGCGGAGGAGCTTCTGGTGGCCATGCTGGGGGAGGAGAGCCGTGGAAACCCGTAAGCTACGGCACCCCGAGGTCGACCTGGAGGGTGAGGTGGTCCTGTTACCTGTCGGGAGCACCGAGCAACACGGTCTACACTTACCCTTGGGCACCGATCACCTCATCGCGGAGGCGCTCTGCCGGGAGGTGTCGAAGCGGACCGGAGCACCCTGGTACCCGGCGATACCCTACGGTGTATCGCGCCACCACATGGGGTTCCCGGGTACGGTGTCGTTGAGAACGAAGACCATGGTCGCACTGCTCACGGACGTACACAGGTCGTTCCTACATCACGGGGCCGCGGCCACCTTAGCCGTCAACGGACACGGAGGAAACGAAGCCGCGTTAGGCACCGTCGCCGAGGAGGAAGAACGGTTTCATTGGATCAGTTGGTGGAAGTTAGCCCCGATCGACGAGCTCGAGACCGACTGGGGAGGTCATGCGGACGAGCTGGAGACCTCGGTGATGCTGTACTTGCACCCGGAGCTGGTAGGAGAGGAGCGTAAAGTCGACGGGAGACCGACGAAGCCTTGGGAGTTCCCGGACTATCACGAGATCTCGGAAACCGGAACGAAGGGAGACCCACGTCCCGCCACGGCGGACAAGGGGAAGAGAATCTTCAAGACCGTCGTCGAGCGGCTGGTGGATATTGTGGAGGAACTAAGGGAAATGTACGGGTGATTTGGCCCGACCTCACGTTGGGGACTGCGCGGATCACCGGAACCACTTCAGGCACCCATAATGTCCGAGCGGTACGCGACCGTCTCTGGGCCGGCCTGATGCTGTGCACTAACCGACGTCCCGTGATCGCACTGGCTTATGTGGAGGCGCTGAAGGTGCTGTAATGAATCGAAGACGCCGAAAGATATCGCGGAGGAGTTCCGATGATTAGGAGTCTCAGGACGCTCAAGCGGGCCGTGGTCGTGAACCCGTTGAACCCGCAATCCCTACGTGTTCTGGCTGTGGAGGTCGCAAGTGACGTCGTCACTGCAATGGCGTTCTCCGTAAGGTTCTCGCTACTGTGGATTCAGTGCGCTCCTCATGGACGGGATGACGCTGTCGAAGGAGCGGCCGGTTATGGGGAGAGTCTCAAGGGCCGTTACTGGTAGCCGCCGTCCATCTCGCTCTCACGGCATCGTTATCGGGCAAATAACGTTTCCCGCGTGGCGCTAAGCGAGCCGCTGGGATACCCGCTCGTAGAGTTCTTGGACGCGTTCCTGAGCCTCCTCGTCTAGCTTCAACTCCGCGAGTTTTTTCGTCCGTTCCCACCCGGGGTACTTCGACGTGCCGAGCCTGCGAGACCTTCGGAGGGTGTACACCACGACCTCCACCGTACCGTCCTCGCCCTCCTCGGTGACGACCTCGTACCGACCTCCGGTGTGCACGATCCCTTGCATCTGCTTGATAACGGCCGCCACGTCGTCCGGTAGCTCCTCCAGTTCCTCCTTCCGGGCGTACTTAGCGAGCACGTCGAACGCTTCCTCCAACCCTCTTCCACCCCCGCTGGAGCGAAGCTTAGGGGTTCAAAAGATGAGCGGTGTAATGGGTATCGATGAAGCCGGACGTGGACCCGTGTTCGGCCCTATGGTCGTGGCCGGTGTACTGGCTCCGAAGCGGGAGCTCGGCCTAGGCGCGAGAGATTCGAAGGAACTCACACGGAGTGCGCGTCGTAGACTGATCCGCGCGTTGATGTCGGACGAGCGATTAAGGGTGGACCTGAGGATAGTGTGGCCGTGGGAGATAGACGAAGAGGGCGTGGCGAAGGCGGAGTTCGAAGCTATCAGGGAGCTAGTACGCCGTGCTATGCCCGACGAGGTAATCCTGGACAAACCGGGAAACTACTCACCCGAGCGACTGCGAAGGGAGCTCGACTTGCCCGAAGGAATCAACCTAATCGCTGAAGAGAGGGCGGACGCGAAGTACGAAGTAGTTTCAGCGGCCTCGATCGTAGCCAAGACGTACCGTGACTGGATAGTAAGGCTCCTGGAGCTGGAATACGGAGAGGTCGGGTCGGGGTACCCTTCGGACCCCCGTACCGTAGATCGCCTTCGTCGGGAACTACGTCGGGGTGGTGAGTTGCTGAAGTACTTCAGACGGTCGTGGGAGACGTACAAGCGCGTTGAGAGTGAAGTGAAGCAGCGAAAGCTCGAGGACTTCTTCTGAGCGCGCGGAGGGGGGTTAAGACTGCGAATAGCAGGCCTGAGACCCGTGAGCTGCTCCGATGGCTTACCCGGTGAAGTGTGTGCGGTCCTTTGGACTCAAGGATGTCCGCTACGATGTCCATGGTGCCACAACCCGGAGACCCGCGATCCGAACGGGGGAAAGAAGGCCGATGTCGAGACCATCTTACGGGACGTGGAGAAGTACGCCGTTTACCTGGACGCACTGATAGTGAGCGGAGGAGAACCACTCCTGCAGCCGTGCGAGGAGCTGAAAGCGCTGGCACGTGGTGCTCGGGGCTTGGGTCTCAAGGTCGTCTTGGATACCTCCGGGTTCCCCCCGGATCGCCTCGGGAAGGTCATCTCGAGCTTCGACAGGGTAGCGCTGGACCTGAAAGCGCCTCTACGCGATGACGAGTACATGGAAGCGACTGGCGGCGGCATGACGGCTTCGGACTTCCTGAAAGCGGCCCGGATAGCACGCCGGCGATGTGACCTGGAACTGCGGATCACGGTGCATCCGTGGCTTGACGACGTGCCGAGGGTCGTGGAGGCAGTCCGGAAGGCGTCCCCCGACGTGGTGGTCGTTCAGCGATACGTCGGGGACAAGGAGGTCGGGATCGACCCCGAAGAACTCGCCGAGAAGCTCCGAGAGAGTTGTGAGAATGTCGTGGTACGGGTGTGATTATGTTTGAACGTTGCATTCGAAGTTAAGGATCGGGACGTGGCGGGCAGGCTCGGGCGTCTCGAGGTCAATGGCAGGAGACTGAAGACGCCCGCCCTGTTGCCCGTGGTTAACCCCAACAAACCCACCTTGGATCCACGGGAGATCTCCAAGCTAGGTTTCGACGGGGTGATCACGAACGCCTACATTATCCGGAAGCACGAGCACCTACGCGAGCAGGCGCTCGAGGAAGGCGTCCATGGGCTCCTTGGGTTCGACGGGTTCGTGATGACGGATTCCGGCTCGTTCCAGCTGGCGGAGTACGGCGATGTCGAAGTATCCAACGAAGAGATCGTGCGGTTCCAAGCGAAGATCGGGTCAGATGTGGGCACTATCCTCGACGTGCCGACGCCACCCGACGCTCCGAGGTCCAGGGTCGAACGTGACCTCGAGACCACACTGAAAAGGGCTCGCGAAGCGGTGGAGCTCGACGAACACCCTCCGTTAGCTCTCACCGTCCAAGGGTCCACGTACGAGGACCTTCGGAGACTGTGCGCAGAGAAACTGGCGGAGCTGCCGGCGGCGGTGTATCCCGTGGGAGGCGTCGTACCGCTGCTGGAGGAGTACCGGTTCGTAGACGTGGTACGAGTGGTCCTAGCCGCGAAGTCCTCGCTGCCTCCACATCGCCCTGTACACCTCTTCGGTTGCGGGCATCCGCTGGCGATTCCACTCGCCGTCGCGATGGGGTGCGATCTGTTCGACTCCGCATCTTACGCTATCTACGCCAGATCGGACCGGTACATGTCCATCCTAGGTACTCTGAAGTTAGAGGAGCTGGAGACCTTCCCGTGTTCCTGCCCAGCGTGTACACGACACGATCCGGACGACGTCCGCGAGATGGAGCCGCGAGAACGTACCCGAGTGTTGGCTACGCATAACCTCTACGAGTTGCGCAGGGTGATAGAGACCACGAGGCAGGCTATAGTGTCGGGAGAGCTATGGGAGTTGGCCGAATCGGTATGCCGAGCACATCCGCGTGCTTGGGCAGGGATGGTGGAGTTAGCGCGACGTGGAGGAGAACTGGAACGATGGTGTCCGGCCGTAAAGCGTAGCGTGTTCGTATGCGATGAGGTCTCGAAGGGACGTCCCGAGCTACGTCTCTACCGTCGACGGCTCCGGGACAGGTTCGGCGAGCTCTCGGGGCGTAAAGTGGTGAAAGGGATAAGCAGACCCTACGCAGAGATCGTCGAGTGGTTAGAACCATGGGAGCTGGCGTTCGCCGACGAGTGGTTAGGAGTGGTACCCGGAGAACTGTCATGGTCGTACCCTTGCCACTGCCTCGTGGAGCCTAGCGGGGATGATGAGGGTGAGGACCGACGGAGGGGTGAAGAGGGTCGCAGGCGCTGAGTTCGTCCTTTATAAGGAAGGGGGATCGGAGTTTTACGTGCCGGACCCGGAACGTTACTCTCAGGATGGCCTTCCCACCCGTGATGCACCGGTAGCGTTCGCACCGAACGCCGCCGTGAACAGGTCCGTACTCGTCCTGTTCCACCGAGTACGTCCTGTGAGGAGGTTCGGAGACGTGTTCTGTGGTGTCGGCGCCAGGGCCATCCGCCTTCATATTGAAGCCGAGGTGGAGTGGTCCGTACTATCCGATGTGAACCCCATTGCGTGTCAAATCGCAATGATCAACGTCCGGAGACTCGGACTACCATCGGAGGTTAGGTGTATGGATGCCGTCGCCGCACTTTCTACCTTCGACTTCGATGCCGTCGACTTGGACGTGTTCGGGACCCCGATACCGTTCGCCCAAGCCGCGTTTCGGTGCGTACGCGACGGTTACGTGCACGTCACCGCCACAGACCTCGAATCGCTGTATACCCCGGCGGCCCGCCGCAAATATCTCCTCGAGGGACCGCTCCCTCGGCGGGACACGGATCTAGAGGTCCGGGCTGTGGTAGGAGCCTTAGCGCGCTTAGCGGCTTCAGTTGACATCGGGATCGAGCCGATGTACTGCCTCGTCGAGCCCGGGGTTAGGATTCGGGTGGGATTGGAGTGCCGTAGGGGCCGGTCCAGAGCGAACGAAACTTTGGATATGCTAGACTACGTCGACGGGGTAGGACCGGTCTGGGGAGGTGATCTTCACGACGAAGACGTCGTCGAGGAGATGTTGGAAGAGCTCGACTGTACGGGTTGGAGCGAAAAACACGCCCGGGACGTCCGGAAGTCCCTAGAGGTAACATTTTGAGTATTCGAGGCGGATAGTCGGCGGGTGTCTCGAGTTGAACGAGGTGATCAGGGAGGTGGAGAAAGTCCGAGAAGCTCGAATTGCACGGACGCTGGCCACCCAGCATCCTGACGCGACGAAGTTCGTGAGGGTGCAGGAGGAGCCTGAGGAGGCCGTGGAGTGTCTGGTCGAGCTCGGCGCGGAGGAATACATGGTGGATTTCGAGGGCAAGCTGACGCCGTACCTGCAGCCCATTCAGGTCCTCATGGAACTGTACGACGCCGGCGTTCGGGTGGGAGAGGAACGTTTCGTGATCGTCAGGGTACCTAGTGCGACGAAGGAGAACGTACTACGCCAAGTCCAGGCCCTGCTGGGTGTAATGGAAGCCAACTCGGAGTTGCTTAAGGAGGACCCAGACGCCCGCGGGATCTTCGAGGTAGTACATCCCATGACGTCCTCGCCCGAAGAGCTCGTGGAAACAGTGGACAGGATCTCATACGCGCGCAGGTTCGCGTCCCGTGAGCTAGACGTACCACTTAAGGCGGGAAACCTCCGGATCATCCCACTTATCGAGGAAGTTCCCGAACTCCTAGACATTCGCAACATTCTAACGGGCTACGTGGAAGGGATGCGTGAAATCGGGATGGACGTCAGCTACCTCAGGGTGTTCATCGGACGCTCCGACCCCGCGCTATCCTACGGGCATCTTCCGGCGGTCCTCGCCTGCAAGCTGGCCATTTTCGAAGTGTATGAGCTGTCGGACGAACTAGGTGTCCCGATGGCGCCTATCTTAGGAGGCGGGTGCCTGCCGTTCCGCGGCCATATTAGGCCGGGAATGGAAGAAGAGTTCGTAGAGGAGTACGCGGGCACCGCCACGTACACCGTACAATCCGGATTCCGGTACGATCACGACCGGGAAAAGGCCGTTGCGTCCATCCGCCGCATTAACGAGCTCGCCGCGAACGACCCACTCCAACTTTCCGGGGACGACATCGAGTACCTCGTCTTAGCCACCGCGATCTTCATGAAGCACTACCTCAGCGTGTTCTTCCGTTGCATAGGTACGCTGAACATCGTCGCCGACATGATCCCCAATACAAGGGACCGATTGGCACGTAAGGGGCCCGTAGGGTACGCGCGGGACATTCCCGAACCTGACCGTGTCGGAGCACAGTGTAAGGACCTTGGAGATGTGGGTCGTGAGTTATACCGCGAACTGCGCCGAATGAGGGTCGAGAAGCTGCCCGAGCTGCCACGCGCGATCAAATTCACGGGAGCCTGCTACACCGTCGGGATGCCACCGGAGCTCATCGGAACCGGAAGGGGACTCGCGGAGATCGAGGAGCGGCTAGGTGAAGATGCGTTGGACGCTGTGATCTCACGATTGTACCCCATGCTACGCGAGGATCTGCAGTTCGCAGTGGAGTACACCTTCCTCGAAACGGCCGGATCCGTCCTACCGTCGTCCGGAGTAGCGATGGTCAACACCGACCTGGAGTACTGCGTCGAGTACCTCGACCTGGAACCCCCATCCGACTTCGAGTACCAGAACCTGGTACACACGTTGGAACCGTACCTCAGGTACGTGGTCTCGGAGGGTGGTGTAGAGGAAGTCAACCCGTTCGTGAGGGATCTCCTCCTCGAGATGGGCCGAATGCGTGGATCACTCGGATGACGGGGACGGATTCAAGTGCACGGCCTCGAAGATTTCCTTGACTAGTTCAGGGCCCACACCGAGGGCCACGCAATGGTGGTTCCCCCGCGGCTCGAACTCCTCCTCCACTAACAATCTAGCTTGAACGCGACACTGGTCGTCGCGCCATCGGGTCTCTACAACGGAAGCTCCGACGGCGTACGGGTACCGAGCCAACACGCACTCACCGGTCGGTAGGACACCTTTCACGGCGTGTGGTGCGCCGGTTTCCATGTGATCTACTATTTCGAGTTCTCTAAGCAACTCCAACGGGCAGGCACAGTGGGCGAGACGCGTCCCGTAGCGATCCAGCTCGATCACGTTTCCGATGAAGGGACGGATACGCGCGGGCGTTAGCAGGGTCGTGACCAGGGCGGCGGGATCGCCCTCGCAACAGTAAGGCACGTCCAGCGCGGAGAAGTACAGACAGGGAACCCGCACCGAACTCCTCGTAGAGGGAGAAGCAGTCCCCCGTGATCGCGTTGGCTCCGTATTGTGAGAGCACGGCATGCAATTTACCGGCCAAGTCCAGGAAGTTACGGTTCAACTCCGACGGATCGATACCGTGGGCACGGAGCTTCTCCTCGAAGGATCCGTCCGGATCGACCGATTTCACGTCCTCGAGGTCTACCTCGACCGTCTGGAGGTACGGGAGGTCGGAGGGGTCGGGACCTCTGATCCAGCTACATTTCCCTCCAACGACCAGGATACGGGTTCCCACGAGACGCTTGAAGGCACGTATTGCCTCCTCCGCACGGCCGACGTGAAGCGTCGATACGCCGACCTCGAGTGCGGCCGCTAGGGAGTTGTAGGAGTGCCAGTGGAGGAGGAGCACCGCCGAGGACCGCTCGAGGAGCGCCTCTATCGTGTCCTCCGTACCGCCGGTGGCTACCAGCGCCACGGTAGGTGAGTCGGGGACGTCCTCGGGGTCGGTAACGATCCTGGGTTCGAGGTTGAACCTATCAGCGAGCCGTTCGGCTCGTCGCAGTACATCTCGATCGGCTAAAGGGGAGGCCAGGATCGTGAGTTTCAAGGCCCCATCCCCTTGGCCCTGCGGTACTCGTTGAGGGTCACCAGCGTGAGCTCTTCCGGGTCGGTAATGTGGTGCGAGCGGCCGCCTGAGATTCCGGCGATGTGTTCGATCAACCGAATACCTTCCTCGGGCAGTTTAATCCCGATCGTAGAGATCGTCACTCCCATTCGGCTCGCTGCGGTAGCTTCGGATAGTGCCTTCGTCTCCGGATCGGGCTCCCCTTTGGTGGGTACCCCGTCCGTCAGTAGGATCATGTGCCAATCCCGATCTGGTCTTCCACAGCGTCTGAAAAGCTCAGTGCCTACGCGGATCGCATCGCCGATGTCCGTGGCACCACCGGGCTTCAGCGACATCACCTTGGTGATGATCTCCTCCACATCCGACGTGATGTCCACAACGATCTCCGCCTTAGTGTTGAACCCTACGATACCTACTCGGTCCCCCGCCTTCACGCTGAAGTGAGCGAGAGCTATCGCGGCGCGCTTAGCAGCGTCGATGCGGTCTCCCGACATGCTACCGGAGGTGTCTATGACGTACACGATATCGAGACATACCTCCTCCTCCCTGTCGAACGAGCGCAGATCTTCGGGAAGGATCTCGCGACGTCCGCGGCGAACGGCGGTCCGGAGTGATCCACGTACGTCGAGATTCGCGTAGGGATCTCCACGACGGTACTCTCGGGAGTAGCTCCTACTCCCAGTGCCTCGCTCACTCAGACGTTTAGCCGCATGATGTCCAAACTCGGTGCCTTCGAAGGCTTCGAGCTCCTCGATCAGCGCGGAAAACGCCGCGAGTTCTCTACCTTTTAGTGTCAGGCTCACGCCTCCTTGGTAAGATGGGCGCACGAACCCTAGTTTTTGAAGGATCTCCAGTCTCCTCTGGATTTCCTCCTCTAGCTCGTCTATGAGCGAGTAATCGTGCTGCTGTGAGGCGATTTCGTCGTAGGACCACCCCGTAATTTCCTCGATGAACCTCCGACCATATTTCCCCTTGACGTATGCCGCACTGGTAACCAGGGACTCCGCCAGCTGATCGGGTCGGATGTACTCTATACCCCGGTTGAGCAGTTGGCGGAGGACGCGGGCCGCGAAGACGTACTCCGGCTCCCCTTCGACGTATTTGCGCTGGTCCTCCTTCGTGAGGGCTCGGAATCGCAACCTCCTGTGGTACTCATCATCCAGAACCTCACCATCCGCGGCTGAATCGGTGGCTGAGGTCTTTTGACTCTCACTCCTCGAAACCGTACGAGAATCCGACCGACTTCGCTTTTCGCTTCCAAGCCTCGCCCCGTCCGGATGTTCCTGAGTACGCCTCGGCCTCCACCGGCGACTTCTCCGACGTCCCTCAGGGGCGCCAGTCGACGCCCCCTCATCGGGTTTCGACTTTCCCGGGATCCCGTCCGTGTCCGGCACTTCGGTCTTCCCGTATCCCTCGAGCACCTCCTGGATGATCTCTTTGATGACGTCCTCCTCCGATTTAACGTGTTGGACCCTCGGACTCAACTTGATGCGCTTGCGGAGGACCGAAGGAGCGACCTCGATGACGTCCTGCAGCTCGACCTTCGATCTCCCTTGCAACGCCGCATGAGTTTGCGCCCGCTCGTATAAACCGATGGTGGCGCGGACGCTGGCGGGCCTCTCGATGTCGTCGTGGTCTCGAGTGGCTCGAACCAGGTCGACTATGAACTCGAGGACGTACTCCGGGACCTTCACTCCGAAGTCTTCTCCCCGTTCGACGACGATGCGTTTCTCGGTCTCCTTGGATTTGGGATACGTCATCTTCACGGTATCAAAGCGATCTAGGAGAACCTCGGAGAGTTCCTCGGTTCCCGCGTATTCGTGTGGGTTCATGGTGGCGATCATGACGAAGTTGGCGGGGTAGTCAACTTCGTAACCCGCGATCGTAGCACGCTGCTCCTCTAAGACTTGGAGCAGCGCGTTCTGGAGCTTCTCGGGACATCGGTTGATCTCGTCGAAGAACACTACGCCACGGTTGCCTCGGAGCAGCTTCCCTGGAGTGAAAGCCCGAGGGTCGGTCGGTCCGTACTCGAGGGCCGCGATGGGATCTATGTCTCCGAGCAGATCCTCCGGAGTGAGGTCAGGACTCCCCTGAATCCGTACGAACCGCTCACACCCTGGAATGGTCTCCGTCTCGAGCTCGTCCTCGTCGCGAGCTCGGCACAAGGGACATACCGGCTCCTTCGGATGACAGTGGAAGGGACACCCCTTCACAACCTCAGCGGGAGGTAGGAGGTCCGCGACGGCGCGAGCGAGGGTCGTCTTGCCGATGCCGGGCGGACCCTCGATGAGCACGTGCCGTCCGGCGATGAGCGCGGAGAGAACCTGGATCTTGACCTCTCTCTGCCCGAGAATCTGAGGGAGGGGATCCTCGCCTTTACCGAGCTTCTCCAGGACTACCTCGCGCAGTTCCTCATACACTTCCCTGACAGTCAAGCCTGTTCCCCTCCGTACGGGCAGAAACGACGGACGAAGCACAACTCGCACTGGGGTTTTCGAGGACGGCATATCTCGCGTCCGAATTGTATGAGTGCGAGGTGCGCTTTACCGCGTTCGCCCTCGGGAACCATCTCGTGTACAGCCTCCTGGACCTCGAAGTACTCCTTCGAGTCGGTCAGACCGAGCCTCCTCGAAACCCGAGCTACGTGGGTATCGACCGGACAGACGTCATGACCACCCGCGAACAGCAACACCACGTCGGCTGTCTTCGGACCGACCCCTGGCAGACGCATTAACTCCCGTCGCGCTTCTTCCGTAGGCTTCTGAACGATCTCCTCGAGATCCAATCCGTCCGCGAGAATACGTTCACAGCACTCCTTGATCATTTTGGCCTTCTGACGGTAGAGCCCGGCGTCGCGGAGCGTCTCGACGAGATCCTTCAGATTCACTTCTGCGACGTCTTTCGGAGTCTTGAATTTCCGCAGGAACCTTTCCGCCACTCTGTCCGTCACGTCGTCCCTGGTCCGTTGAGATATGATGGCTTGAATGAGGGCCCGGAAAGGATCACGCCGTACCTTCAGCTTTTTCATGATGGGGTGATCCTCGTAGTGCTTTACGATCTCCATCACGGGATTCACGCGTCTCCCCGGCCCTACTCCCGGCGAAATCCTTAAACTCGGTACCGAGGGGAACATCCTGAAGCCCGGTACCGAAAGGCCGCCGCCACCGGGGTGGTCCCCGGGCCGGACTTCAGATCCGGCGCGCCCCGAGTGGGGCGCGGGGTTCAATTCCCCGCGGCGGCCGCGGTCGTTCGTTATAACCCCCATAACGTTATCCTAGGCTGGAGGTAGCGCCGACTTCACGTGTTCCACGATTCTCCGAACGCGGGACTCGTCGTCTCTCGTCTCCGGACGCACGTACACCCTAACGGTGGGTATCTCGGAGAGCGTGCGCTCCTTCAGCGTCGCCACGATGTCGGAAACCTCGGATAGCGGGACATCACCATTACGCGTCCTCACGATCACCTCGTCGGAAGAGGGATCGTAAGGAACCACCTTCGAGGAATCCAACAGCACTCCGAAGGATTCTCCCAGGTGTTCCTCGGAGGTCTCCACGGCTACCTTGAAGAGCTCACCATGTCTCGGTTCCACGGCCGCCTGGTACTCGGCCACACACTTGTACAAGCGCCGGTTCTTCAGGACCTCCACGAATTCACGGCTCTCGGGGTTCTCCTCCAACGCGCGTAGTAGGGCGGAGTCGTCCATGCTTTGAAACGCGGATAGTGCGTCTTCGCTTCGACTCAGCCGATCCGGGTCGAATATACGGAGGTCCAGGTCGCCGTCCTCGGCGGCAACGTGCATCGCCCAGAGTAACATCGCGTCGCCGGCACGGCATGTCTTGTGGAAATACACCGCCCTGTACATGTGGTAGCGGGATATCAGCACGGACTCCGCCGCTTCCAACCCCTTCTCATGTACGACCACGGGATCACCCAACTCCAGGGTGTGCAGGAGCCTGTCGAGTTCGATGCGGCCGTACTCCACGCTGGCGTGAAGGGAATCACG contains these protein-coding regions:
- a CDS encoding energy-coupling factor ABC transporter ATP-binding protein produces the protein MCGLSLRVKEGESVVVLGPNGSGKTTLLHHILGLLTPTKGHIRVLGHDLPDGVREVRKRIGVVFQDVDDQLIMPTVLEDVAFGLVNRGMPREEAFERAREILERLGIEDLEDRPPQFLSGGQKRLVALAGAVAPEPDLLILDEPTSGLDFRATRLFVRLIRELKEELGFTMILTTFDVDIAAALAERVVVIREGKTVAEGSPEDILTDVDLIRESGLKPPEHVELLRRLGIENPPLDISEAEELLVAMLGEESRGNP
- a CDS encoding creatininase family protein — protein: METRKLRHPEVDLEGEVVLLPVGSTEQHGLHLPLGTDHLIAEALCREVSKRTGAPWYPAIPYGVSRHHMGFPGTVSLRTKTMVALLTDVHRSFLHHGAAATLAVNGHGGNEAALGTVAEEEERFHWISWWKLAPIDELETDWGGHADELETSVMLYLHPELVGEERKVDGRPTKPWEFPDYHEISETGTKGDPRPATADKGKRIFKTVVERLVDIVEELREMYG
- the rnhB gene encoding ribonuclease HII, coding for MSGVMGIDEAGRGPVFGPMVVAGVLAPKRELGLGARDSKELTRSARRRLIRALMSDERLRVDLRIVWPWEIDEEGVAKAEFEAIRELVRRAMPDEVILDKPGNYSPERLRRELDLPEGINLIAEERADAKYEVVSAASIVAKTYRDWIVRLLELEYGEVGSGYPSDPRTVDRLRRELRRGGELLKYFRRSWETYKRVESEVKQRKLEDFF
- a CDS encoding radical SAM protein — protein: MSCSDGLPGEVCAVLWTQGCPLRCPWCHNPETRDPNGGKKADVETILRDVEKYAVYLDALIVSGGEPLLQPCEELKALARGARGLGLKVVLDTSGFPPDRLGKVISSFDRVALDLKAPLRDDEYMEATGGGMTASDFLKAARIARRRCDLELRITVHPWLDDVPRVVEAVRKASPDVVVVQRYVGDKEVGIDPEELAEKLRESCENVVVRV
- the tgtA gene encoding tRNA guanosine(15) transglycosylase TgtA, encoding MNVAFEVKDRDVAGRLGRLEVNGRRLKTPALLPVVNPNKPTLDPREISKLGFDGVITNAYIIRKHEHLREQALEEGVHGLLGFDGFVMTDSGSFQLAEYGDVEVSNEEIVRFQAKIGSDVGTILDVPTPPDAPRSRVERDLETTLKRAREAVELDEHPPLALTVQGSTYEDLRRLCAEKLAELPAAVYPVGGVVPLLEEYRFVDVVRVVLAAKSSLPPHRPVHLFGCGHPLAIPLAVAMGCDLFDSASYAIYARSDRYMSILGTLKLEELETFPCSCPACTRHDPDDVREMEPRERTRVLATHNLYELRRVIETTRQAIVSGELWELAESVCRAHPRAWAGMVELARRGGELERWCPAVKRSVFVCDEVSKGRPELRLYRRRLRDRFGELSGRKVVKGISRPYAEIVEWLEPWELAFADEWLGVVPGELSWSYPCHCLVEPSGDDEGEDRRRGEEGRRR
- a CDS encoding N2,N2-dimethylguanosine tRNA methyltransferase produces the protein MRTDGGVKRVAGAEFVLYKEGGSEFYVPDPERYSQDGLPTRDAPVAFAPNAAVNRSVLVLFHRVRPVRRFGDVFCGVGARAIRLHIEAEVEWSVLSDVNPIACQIAMINVRRLGLPSEVRCMDAVAALSTFDFDAVDLDVFGTPIPFAQAAFRCVRDGYVHVTATDLESLYTPAARRKYLLEGPLPRRDTDLEVRAVVGALARLAASVDIGIEPMYCLVEPGVRIRVGLECRRGRSRANETLDMLDYVDGVGPVWGGDLHDEDVVEEMLEELDCTGWSEKHARDVRKSLEVTF
- the ppcA gene encoding phosphoenolpyruvate carboxylase is translated as MIREVEKVREARIARTLATQHPDATKFVRVQEEPEEAVECLVELGAEEYMVDFEGKLTPYLQPIQVLMELYDAGVRVGEERFVIVRVPSATKENVLRQVQALLGVMEANSELLKEDPDARGIFEVVHPMTSSPEELVETVDRISYARRFASRELDVPLKAGNLRIIPLIEEVPELLDIRNILTGYVEGMREIGMDVSYLRVFIGRSDPALSYGHLPAVLACKLAIFEVYELSDELGVPMAPILGGGCLPFRGHIRPGMEEEFVEEYAGTATYTVQSGFRYDHDREKAVASIRRINELAANDPLQLSGDDIEYLVLATAIFMKHYLSVFFRCIGTLNIVADMIPNTRDRLARKGPVGYARDIPEPDRVGAQCKDLGDVGRELYRELRRMRVEKLPELPRAIKFTGACYTVGMPPELIGTGRGLAEIEERLGEDALDAVISRLYPMLREDLQFAVEYTFLETAGSVLPSSGVAMVNTDLEYCVEYLDLEPPSDFEYQNLVHTLEPYLRYVVSEGGVEEVNPFVRDLLLEMGRMRGSLG
- a CDS encoding AAA family ATPase, with amino-acid sequence MTVREVYEELREVVLEKLGKGEDPLPQILGQREVKIQVLSALIAGRHVLIEGPPGIGKTTLARAVADLLPPAEVVKGCPFHCHPKEPVCPLCRARDEDELETETIPGCERFVRIQGSPDLTPEDLLGDIDPIAALEYGPTDPRAFTPGKLLRGNRGVVFFDEINRCPEKLQNALLQVLEEQRATIAGYEVDYPANFVMIATMNPHEYAGTEELSEVLLDRFDTVKMTYPKSKETEKRIVVERGEDFGVKVPEYVLEFIVDLVRATRDHDDIERPASVRATIGLYERAQTHAALQGRSKVELQDVIEVAPSVLRKRIKLSPRVQHVKSEEDVIKEIIQEVLEGYGKTEVPDTDGIPGKSKPDEGASTGAPEGRRRSRRWRPRRTQEHPDGARLGSEKRSRSDSRTVSRSESQKTSATDSAADGEVLDDEYHRRLRFRALTKEDQRKYVEGEPEYVFAARVLRQLLNRGIEYIRPDQLAESLVTSAAYVKGKYGRRFIEEITGWSYDEIASQQHDYSLIDELEEEIQRRLEILQKLGFVRPSYQGGVSLTLKGRELAAFSALIEELEAFEGTEFGHHAAKRLSERGTGSRSYSREYRRGDPYANLDVRGSLRTAVRRGRREILPEDLRSFDREEEVCLDIVYVIDTSGSMSGDRIDAAKRAAIALAHFSVKAGDRVGIVGFNTKAEIVVDITSDVEEIITKVMSLKPGGATDIGDAIRVGTELFRRCGRPDRDWHMILLTDGVPTKGEPDPETKALSEATAASRMGVTISTIGIKLPEEGIRLIEHIAGISGGRSHHITDPEELTLVTLNEYRRAKGMGP
- the nth gene encoding endonuclease III domain-containing protein, with translation MNPVMEIVKHYEDHPIMKKLKVRRDPFRALIQAIISQRTRDDVTDRVAERFLRKFKTPKDVAEVNLKDLVETLRDAGLYRQKAKMIKECCERILADGLDLEEIVQKPTEEARRELMRLPGVGPKTADVVLLFAGGHDVCPVDTHVARVSRRLGLTDSKEYFEVQEAVHEMVPEGERGKAHLALIQFGREICRPRKPQCELCFVRRFCPYGGEQA